Genomic segment of Myxococcus stipitatus:
CCTCCAGCAGCAGCGACACCTCGCGCGTGAAGCGCTCCCAGCGAGGCCCCGCCTCCGCACGAGGCCGAGGCGTGCGCCACAGGAACAGCGCGCTCACCACCACCGGCTTCTGCTTGCGCCGCAGGAAGTACGCCGCCACCAGCGGCACCAGAGCGCCCAGCGCCAACAAGCCCCACGGGAAGCCGAAGCTCACGCTCCACCTCCCGCGACAAAGAGCGGACGCAGCGGCCCCATCACCAACGACGCCAGCGGCTGCGTGGCCTCGGCCGTGAGCAGCAGCCCGCGGGCACGCGACGCCGCCGCCCTCAGCTGACGCTGATGTTCCCCGAAGCGCCGTGCATACGCGGCCAGCACCTCCTCCGTCAGCAGCTCCTCCAGCGCCGCCCCACTCTCCGAATCCACCAACCGGGCCCCCTCCCCTCCCGACGGCTCCACGTCCTCCGCGTCCAGCACCTGCACCAGGAAGACCCCCGCCGCCCCTCGCGACAACCGCGCCGCCAGCGCCGACAGGTCCGCCTCGAACAGGAAGTCGCTCACCACCACGCGCAGCCCGCAGGGCCTCGGCGGCGGCAGCCGCGCCAGCGCCGACGCCAGGTCATCCCGCGCGTCGAACTCCAGCCGCCGCAGCATCGTCCGACACGCGGGCCCCTGCGTCCGCTCCGGCCGCGAGCCCGTCACCATCAACGTGGGACTCAGCCCCTGCCGCGCCCCCACTTCACACGTCAGCAGCGCCACCTCGCGCGCGCACGCGGCCTTGCGCGGCGACAGCGCCATGGAGCGCGACCCATCCAGCACCACCTCCACCCGAGGAGATACCTCCTCCTGACGCACCCGCAGGATGAGCTCATCGGTCCGCGCCACCGCGTTCCAGTCGAGCTGCCGCAGGTCATCTCCCGGCTGATACGTCCGGAAGTCAT
This window contains:
- a CDS encoding DUF58 domain-containing protein; translated protein: MSEAWDEAAVGRLVPGLALALPRGPHRGRVGEVRATSVGGSLELHDFRTYQPGDDLRQLDWNAVARTDELILRVRQEEVSPRVEVVLDGSRSMALSPRKAACAREVALLTCEVGARQGLSPTLMVTGSRPERTQGPACRTMLRRLEFDARDDLASALARLPPPRPCGLRVVVSDFLFEADLSALAARLSRGAAGVFLVQVLDAEDVEPSGGEGARLVDSESGAALEELLTEEVLAAYARRFGEHQRQLRAAASRARGLLLTAEATQPLASLVMGPLRPLFVAGGGA